TTGGTTCCGATacacaaaatattaaaaactgaTGCGGAGAAATATTGaatctgaattttttcagGTGCATGCCGTCAAAATCCATTGCTCTAGTGAAAATATCCTTACGTGATATGTTTGCTAGTTTGCTctgaacaataaaaaaaaacttcacttaattattaattataagtaATCATATAACATACAATGATCTGTTAAACGAGAGGTAATACAAGCACGAGTATTACATCAAGGCGAAATGATCACAAACAATACGGCACTTAATTCTCAGTATAGTCCCCAAAAccacaataaataaaatacccACCCACGTCAACACACCCCCTGTCAATTAAACAATCGAACCTTTCGACTTGACAGCCGAACAACGGCGGAAACAACGGACACGACGCCATCAAGGATTCAGTGGACAAGGCCGTGAATTCTGTCAAGGAGGCCGGCGAGAAAGTAGTCGAGGCTGGCAAGGACGTCGTCGAGGCCGGATGGAAGATCGGACAGAGTCTTCCTGGAATCGGCAAACACCTCAGCAAGGACCAGGACAGCAAGAAGCATGGATCACTGTTCCCATCACTCTGGGGCCACAAGTACTAGGAAAACTatcaaatatacatatacgagCAAGCGGACTTGCGCTGTATGTCGTGGTGCATATGAAACTGCGCTGTGAGCGCGATTTCAATGTTGTATGATTTTTcgaataattttgaataaagtgatcaaattctgataaatgaggtgttttattttcttgtaTATTTTGTACCCTAACTTCGTTAATCAAATTTACAGGagagaaatttaattttcaaaacttgATGCAATATcataagaatttttaaaacagtATAATAACGGACATAATAGATGATAGGCTATTTAATAGTTTCCTTCAAATTTTTAGAAGGAGAAACaacattataatttttatctatTAATTCGAtcacttttaattttcattagTCAGATGCGAAAACTGTACGTTCAATATATAACTTAAAAGGTATTCAAATTTCATGAATTGCGTGAAGTTACTTATTACCGAATCATACTTCGATACTTCAAAACGCTTGCATTATAATATCACACCTacatacaattaaaaaaacgaaattacGAAACGACAAAGTACATCAGTTTGAATTTCATACCTCCGCAGCGCTGTTGGTCACGTGAGCGGCGGATTCGACGAGAAATTTGAAAGCGACGCCTCTGATTGGTCGCCGCCATGGCGGCCTTTATCTTTCCGGTGTCGCCCTCTTTGTTCTCTTTTCCGGTTCCTCCCGCGGCGAAATCCCACGAATTACAAAGCACAAGTTCGCGCTCGTATCATCGCCGCTAAGGATTTCCTGGACATACGCACATCAGTTGTCGAGGGACGAGACCGCCAGACGCTCGTGTATGCTGCGACGCGGTTATCCTTGGAGAATACGGCCGTCGGTCCCAAGAAAAAACACAAGGTAAGCACACTTCATCGAGATTACCAAGTTCTTTCGTACACAGCGAAGAAGTATCTCGAGATTGTTTACAAATACCTATTCCTTTCCTCTGGCGTTTCCTTTGTGTATGGCGTGTGCGTGTCTTACTGGGATTCTCTACTCGTTCTCGTTGTTATTGTCGAACTATATACTATGCGCGACGTCTTGACGTTGTCTCTTTGTTTAGTAAAAACGCAAATCATCGTTCTTTTGAATTAAATCTATGTATGCATGGCGgtctataatataataatatataattatgttgCGTTTTTGAATATTCGACAGAAATGGCGACCAACACAGTGATTGTCCATCCAAACACCACAAACACCAGCACTACCCCAGTCATCAGGCTGACTATCACGAAACTGCTGGCTGCAGTGAAGCAGGGCAATCTAGAGGCAGTGAGCAACTCTCTAAAGACATATGGTCTGCCAGCCAATGGCCCCAAGACAACAGACTACACAGTGCTGCAGGCAGCCCTTCAACGGAAGCACCGAGAAATAGCTAAGCTCCTCATCGAGCATAATTGCAACGTAAACAACCCCACAGAGAACGCAGACTACCAGTCGACTCCTCTCTACTATGCTGTGAGTTTGCAAGATGATGAATTGGTTTATATGCTACTCCAGAAGGGTGCAATCATCGACATAAGGGACTATCGCTCAGGCCAGAGTCCGGCACACTTGGCAGCTGTCAACCGCTCAGTCAACATCCTTTGGAAGCTCTTGCATTTTAATATCAATGTCAATTTTGGTGACAGCACTGGCAAAAGCATCCTTCAAATTGTATTGGAACAAGCTGTGTATCATCATAGGACCCCTATGGAAACAGTAAACACACATTTGGTACGCAAGATCATGGAGTGTAAAGCCTCCCTAAACTTCCGTGCTGGTCCTCATGGTCAAACACCTCTTCACTTGGCAGCTCTCCTACCACAGAGGGATATCTTGCAGACCTTTTTGTCACATGTTGCCGATCTGAATCACACTGACTCAGAGTTCAATAGCGTGATGCACTCACTGCTGTCAACAAAATATGCCTGCTTTGCAACAGCCCAGGAGCAGGCTAACTTGGACATTGTTACTGCAATGTTACATCGTGGTGCAAGACCCGATGGAGTCAACAAGTGTGGCCAGGTGCCGGCACATCTTGCTGCCAAGAATAGACATCTACGTGTGCTACTGCTCCTGTTGCAGTACGAGAGATGCATCAACAGGGTAGACCACGAGGGTAAAACTATTCTGCACAGACTACTGGAGGACTTTGTAGCTATTGACAATAAACTACTCGAGCAATACAGGATGGTGATAAAGCAAATCATGTCAAAGGGTGGCAGAGGAGACTTCCTTAGCACTCAAGGTACTACAGCATTGCATTTAGCAGCGCAGAGAAGTGCCAAGGATGCAAATGTTCTCTGGCTTTTGGTTCAAGGTTTGTAAATTCCTGTCTAAAGATTTTCTTATACAAAAGAaaacattaatatttttgctaAACTAGATgattaaattcaaaaattaggTGTGACATTTTTTATGGTCATGTGataattatcattttttacagGCCCCTCAGTTGATGTAAACGTCAAAGACAAAACCGGCAAGACGATCCTACATATAATCGCCAAAGAGTCTAATCCCAACATAAAACTTGTAAAACTCCTGATGAACAAAGGTCTCCGAGCTGACGTTAAGGACGAGGAGTTCGGTATATCACCAATCCAGATAGCTGTAAGGAACAAGAACATGGCTCTTTCATTGGAGCTTTTGCCTCACATTAGCGACTTAAACGTAGTTGACGACTCGAACGGCAATACTCTGCTCCACCATTTGGTTCAAAGCTCTGGTAACGAGAAACTTGTCGAGATACTTCTTCAAAAAGGTGCCTCTGTCGACATAATGAACAAACGCGGCCTCGCACCCACTTTCTATGCAGCGGAGACTATGCAGATTAGTATATTGCTGTCACTGCTACGCCACAGCCAGGATCTAGCTGGACAGGCTTTGATGAAAGACAATCAGACGAGCCGCACGCTGTTACATTTGGTGCTCGACGCGTCGATTCTCGGAGCAGAAGGTCTAGAAGTGCTGCGCATCCTGCTGTTAAATGGCGCGATTATTGATCAGCTTGATTCCAGGAAAATCATGCCTCTGCACCATAAAGTACTTTACAGCCAACCCGATCTAGTGGATTTGCTGGTTGCGAACGTCAGCAAGAAGAATCTTTGCGGCAACGAGGGTAGAACATTAATGCACTACTTGGATAAACTTCCATTAGAGCGAATTCAGAACGCCGAGGCCCTAGTTATCGAGCTAACAAAGATGTTACTAAACTGCGGTGCTTTGCTTGAAGGTACCAATGCACAGGGCAAAGGCATACTAGACCTGGCTTGTAGGAACAAGGAGTTACTCAAAATCATAATAGAGTATGGACAAGACGTGACGACGATTGTGGATACCAAGAACAATTCTGTCCTCCACACGCATCTTATGGAAAAAGTCGAGAATAGGAATTTACAGACTGTAACTGTACTAGTCCAGAAAGGTGTGTCGGTGGAGGCGCAGAACAAGGACGGTGAGGCGCCCTTACATTTAGCAGCGCAGAACGGCGAGTTGGAGATACTTGAATTACTTATAGAGAAAGCCGAAAATGTGAACTTGAGAGATAAGCGCGGGAATAATGTTTTGCACACTTTGTTGAGGTTTCATATCGTACacttaattgttttttttaaataatcattaatataaaattaacatgaaatttgtattaaaaatgtttgcaGCACAAAACTAACACCTCCTCTACCAAAAACAACGAGCGTAGACGAAACAACAGCAGTAGAAGAAAACGCTATCAAGTCGATTACgtccgaaaaagaaaaaaagattttacaaATTATCGAGAAACTCGTGCAGAAAGGCCTCACGATCAATGCAATAAATAACGCCGGCGAGACACATTTACACCTGGCCTGTCGCAGCTTCCGTATGGACGCTTGCAGATATCTACTGCAGAGCGGTGCTGAGCCACAAATTCGCGATAAGCTTGGAAACGGCAGTCTTCACTTCATAGCTCAGGCCAATTCGGATGATTTAACAGACGTACTCGCTACCTACGAACAGGAGATGGTTTGGTACCTTATGAGTCG
The sequence above is drawn from the Nasonia vitripennis strain AsymCx chromosome 4, Nvit_psr_1.1, whole genome shotgun sequence genome and encodes:
- the LOC100117227 gene encoding serine/threonine-protein phosphatase 6 regulatory ankyrin repeat subunit A, with product MATNTVIVHPNTTNTSTTPVIRLTITKLLAAVKQGNLEAVSNSLKTYGLPANGPKTTDYTVLQAALQRKHREIAKLLIEHNCNVNNPTENADYQSTPLYYAVSLQDDELVYMLLQKGAIIDIRDYRSGQSPAHLAAVNRSVNILWKLLHFNINVNFGDSTGKSILQIVLEQAVYHHRTPMETVNTHLVRKIMECKASLNFRAGPHGQTPLHLAALLPQRDILQTFLSHVADLNHTDSEFNSVMHSLLSTKYACFATAQEQANLDIVTAMLHRGARPDGVNKCGQVPAHLAAKNRHLRVLLLLLQYERCINRVDHEGKTILHRLLEDFVAIDNKLLEQYRMVIKQIMSKGGRGDFLSTQGTTALHLAAQRSAKDANVLWLLVQGPSVDVNVKDKTGKTILHIIAKESNPNIKLVKLLMNKGLRADVKDEEFGISPIQIAVRNKNMALSLELLPHISDLNVVDDSNGNTLLHHLVQSSGNEKLVEILLQKGASVDIMNKRGLAPTFYAAETMQISILLSLLRHSQDLAGQALMKDNQTSRTLLHLVLDASILGAEGLEVLRILLLNGAIIDQLDSRKIMPLHHKVLYSQPDLVDLLVANVSKKNLCGNEGRTLMHYLDKLPLERIQNAEALVIELTKMLLNCGALLEGTNAQGKGILDLACRNKELLKIIIEYGQDVTTIVDTKNNSVLHTHLMEKVENRNLQTVTVLVQKGVSVEAQNKDGEAPLHLAAQNGELEILELLIEKAENVNLRDKRGNNVLHTLLSTKLTPPLPKTTSVDETTAVEENAIKSITSEKEKKILQIIEKLVQKGLTINAINNAGETHLHLACRSFRMDACRYLLQSGAEPQIRDKLGNGSLHFIAQANSDDLTDVLATYEQEMVWYLMSRGCGANDKNHLGQTALHIAAKHGSIHVVEALVSSGADINCIDSVSRATPLHLAAASRRADVIGILVMCGADINSRQTDGSSVLQVVLRSPLKEDDLDDGLVFHLLELGADPEQQDNYGKTALHWACWNDRHGLKTLLDHGASLDTEDNWGFPPLHYATDDKIRVDAVLHLTKLKTARIPISKKNDKFLNELVEMFDLSEGIQSMHYEAEVNLLDQVLIDSKTTLHDFLRMDINTLSFFADNIVLENLISSEEYDTNFTHYGVIIKSRFNMGKVRKELLTAAHDNLSHLTGTPVPLTCSMKIFDPSFSNASLRCLIKAGTNARPSRKRRSSCNEDEERPAKQPRRPSV